A window from Caulobacter sp. X encodes these proteins:
- a CDS encoding TonB-dependent receptor: MSTAISRRRAWLMTGAATGLALTVALAGSAQAQTAAPAPQDNAQVEEVVVTGIRRGIEGAISLKKSSTSIVEAVSAEDIGKLPDMSIAESIARLPGLTAQRLDGRGQVISIRGLAPDFTTALLNGREQVSTGDNRGVEFDQYPSELLSAVVVYKTPDAGLIGQGLAGTADMRTVRPLAFGKRALAVGARYEWNDIGALNAGTKSHGNRLSVSYIDQFMDGKLGLALGYAHMESPYQAERWNSWGYPTDAAGNLVIGGAKPYVQSSMLKRDGFIGVVEFAPTDRFTSSLDVFYSEFNNHQIQRGVELPLVWGGVPLTNSKVSNGMVVGGAFNGVKGVVRNDGNDRDATIKSLGWNNKWELGDAWTLVTDLSWSKVERTDQVVESYSGTGRAGVGATDNMTFMMDGDGKAIFTSTLNYADANQIKLTSPQGWGGDIITGGQDGYLNQPTIEDELKTGRFSITRDLDKGLSSVELGASYSERTKGLVNDEWFLRAKGSPASVTIPSSAIVGTTSLGFIGLGNVISYDPFALIKSGAYDLVRNPNADVLVKSWDVEEKVAIGYLKANIDADLGGVPVTGNFGFQVVHTDQGSTALGASGTGSGVVRANLSGGKKYVDFLPSVNLRFALPGEQSLRFAVARTLARPRMDQMRASKTFTYDQAKAGNSNINFSPWSGTGGNPELEPWRADAYDVSYEKYFGRQAYVSLAAFYKDLKTYVYDQSVIFDFTGFPIGGGPEPATRQGLVTTPQNGKGGSLKGVEFAVSMPGALLTPMLDGFGATFSASYTDSSIQPNPSDKTQPIPGLSKTVANLTVYYEKNGFSFRISDRYRSKFLGEVTGFGNGRNYRMVKGESVVDSQIGYTFNEGPMQGLSVLAQVNNLTDEPFTTYQNNDTRQVIDYQRYGRTYLIGLSYKF, encoded by the coding sequence ATGAGCACTGCAATTTCGCGCCGCCGCGCCTGGCTGATGACCGGCGCAGCCACGGGCTTGGCGCTGACCGTCGCGCTGGCCGGTTCGGCCCAGGCGCAGACCGCCGCCCCCGCGCCGCAAGACAACGCGCAAGTCGAAGAAGTCGTGGTCACCGGCATCCGTCGCGGCATCGAAGGCGCCATCTCGCTGAAGAAAAGCTCGACCTCGATCGTCGAAGCGGTCTCGGCCGAAGACATCGGCAAGCTGCCGGACATGTCGATCGCCGAGTCGATCGCGCGCCTGCCAGGGTTGACTGCACAGCGCCTGGACGGCCGCGGCCAGGTCATCTCGATCCGGGGCCTTGCGCCCGACTTCACCACCGCCCTGCTGAACGGCCGCGAGCAGGTCTCGACCGGCGACAACCGCGGGGTCGAGTTCGACCAGTATCCGTCGGAACTACTGAGCGCGGTCGTCGTCTACAAGACCCCGGACGCCGGCCTGATCGGCCAGGGCCTGGCCGGCACCGCCGACATGCGCACCGTCCGCCCGCTGGCCTTCGGCAAGCGCGCCCTCGCCGTCGGCGCCCGCTACGAGTGGAACGACATCGGCGCCCTGAACGCCGGGACCAAGTCGCACGGCAACCGCCTCAGCGTCTCGTACATCGACCAGTTCATGGACGGTAAGCTGGGCCTGGCCCTGGGCTACGCCCACATGGAGTCGCCCTATCAGGCCGAGCGCTGGAATAGCTGGGGCTACCCCACCGACGCGGCCGGCAATCTGGTGATCGGCGGCGCCAAGCCGTACGTCCAGTCCAGCATGCTCAAGCGCGACGGTTTCATCGGCGTGGTCGAGTTCGCGCCGACCGACCGCTTCACCTCATCGCTGGACGTCTTCTATTCGGAGTTCAACAACCACCAGATCCAACGCGGCGTCGAACTGCCCTTGGTCTGGGGCGGCGTCCCGCTGACCAATTCCAAGGTCTCGAACGGCATGGTCGTCGGCGGCGCCTTCAACGGCGTCAAGGGCGTGGTGCGCAACGACGGCAACGACCGCGACGCCACGATCAAGTCCCTGGGCTGGAACAACAAGTGGGAGCTGGGCGACGCCTGGACCCTGGTGACCGACCTCTCCTGGTCCAAGGTCGAGCGCACCGACCAGGTCGTCGAGTCCTATTCGGGCACGGGCCGCGCCGGCGTCGGCGCCACCGACAACATGACCTTCATGATGGACGGCGACGGCAAGGCGATCTTCACCTCAACGCTGAACTACGCCGACGCCAACCAGATCAAGCTGACCAGCCCGCAAGGCTGGGGCGGCGACATCATCACCGGCGGCCAGGATGGCTATCTGAACCAGCCGACCATCGAGGACGAGCTGAAGACCGGCCGCTTCTCGATCACCCGCGACCTGGACAAGGGCCTCTCCAGCGTCGAGCTGGGCGCCAGCTACAGCGAACGCACCAAGGGCCTGGTCAACGACGAGTGGTTCCTGCGCGCCAAGGGCTCGCCGGCCAGCGTCACGATCCCCTCCTCGGCCATCGTCGGAACGACCTCGCTGGGCTTCATCGGCCTGGGCAATGTAATCAGCTACGACCCGTTCGCGCTGATCAAGTCCGGCGCCTATGACCTGGTCCGCAACCCGAACGCCGATGTGCTGGTCAAGAGCTGGGACGTCGAGGAGAAGGTCGCGATTGGCTACCTGAAGGCCAATATCGACGCCGACCTGGGCGGCGTGCCGGTGACCGGCAACTTTGGCTTCCAGGTCGTGCACACCGACCAGGGCTCCACCGCCCTGGGCGCCAGCGGCACCGGCAGCGGCGTCGTTCGCGCCAACCTCTCGGGCGGCAAGAAGTACGTCGACTTCCTGCCCAGCGTGAACCTGCGCTTCGCCCTGCCGGGCGAGCAAAGCCTGCGCTTCGCGGTCGCCCGGACCTTGGCCCGTCCGCGCATGGACCAGATGCGCGCCAGCAAGACCTTCACCTACGACCAGGCCAAGGCTGGCAACAGCAACATCAACTTCTCGCCCTGGAGCGGGACCGGCGGCAATCCGGAGCTCGAGCCCTGGCGCGCCGACGCCTATGACGTCTCGTACGAGAAGTACTTCGGCCGTCAGGCCTACGTGTCGCTCGCCGCCTTCTACAAGGACCTGAAGACCTACGTTTACGACCAGAGCGTCATCTTCGACTTCACCGGCTTCCCGATCGGCGGCGGGCCGGAGCCGGCGACGCGTCAGGGTCTCGTGACCACGCCGCAGAACGGCAAGGGCGGCTCGCTGAAGGGCGTCGAGTTCGCCGTCTCCATGCCGGGCGCGCTGCTGACCCCGATGCTGGACGGTTTCGGCGCGACCTTCAGCGCCTCCTACACCGACAGCTCGATCCAGCCGAACCCCAGCGACAAGACCCAGCCGATCCCGGGTCTCTCGAAGACCGTCGCCAACCTGACCGTCTATTACGAGAAGAACGGCTTCTCGTTCCGGATCAGCGACCGCTATCGGTCCAAGTTCCTGGGCGAGGTCACCGGCTTCGGCAACGGCCGCAACTACCGGATGGTCAAGGGCGAGTCCGTCGTCGACAGCCAGATCGGCTACACCTTCAACGAAGGTCCGATGCAGGGGCTGTCGGTGCTGGCCCAGGTCAACAACCTGACCGACGAGCCGTTCACCACCTACCAGAACAACGACACCCGCCAGGTGATCGACTACCAGCGCTACGGCCGCACCTACCTGATCGGCCTGTCGTACAAGTTCTAG
- a CDS encoding nuclear transport factor 2 family protein has protein sequence MFALLAALAATSVLVPAQPALTQTIAARDAVLFDVMFAKCDPAALAGLVTDDMEFYHDKGGAMDHDAFVADYAKSCAAKRAPDAWRSRRELVPETLKVYAIPGFGAVEEGAHLFYERKGEGAERLAGKARFSILWRLGADGQWRMARTFSIDHAPAP, from the coding sequence ATGTTCGCCCTTCTCGCCGCGCTCGCCGCGACTTCCGTCCTCGTGCCGGCGCAGCCCGCTCTCACCCAGACCATCGCGGCGCGCGACGCCGTGTTGTTCGACGTCATGTTCGCAAAATGCGATCCTGCGGCGCTGGCGGGCCTCGTGACGGATGACATGGAGTTCTACCACGACAAGGGCGGGGCGATGGACCACGACGCCTTCGTCGCCGACTACGCCAAGAGCTGCGCCGCCAAGCGCGCGCCGGACGCCTGGCGGTCTCGTCGAGAGCTGGTCCCCGAAACGCTGAAGGTCTATGCCATCCCTGGTTTCGGCGCGGTCGAGGAGGGAGCGCACCTCTTCTACGAGCGAAAGGGCGAGGGGGCAGAGCGCCTCGCCGGCAAGGCGCGGTTCTCGATCCTGTGGCGTCTTGGCGCCGACGGCCAATGGCGCATGGCGCGGACGTTCAGCATTGATCACGCGCCGGCGCCCTGA
- a CDS encoding alpha-amylase family glycosyl hydrolase — MRFRGTTVTVEVLAKPRAETLMSEWWRGAVIYQVYPRSFADSNGDGVGDLPGITGRLEHIASLGVEGVWLSPFFKSPMKDFGYDVSDYRDVDPIFGTLADFDALIAKAHALDLKIIIDLVFSHTSEEHPWFAESRQDRTNAKADWFVWADAKPDGSPPSNWQSVFGGPAWTWDARRGQYYMHNFLSSQPQLNLHNPAVQDALLAVTQFWIDKGVDGFRFDAINFSMHDPALTDNPPLPPGGKRTRPFDFQDKIHNQSHADIPKFLSRIRALTDAAGGRFSVAEVGGDHADREMKLFTAGEDRLNSAYGFLYLYADKLTGDMIPQGAAMWPGADGEGWPSWTFSNHDAPRAVSRWAEGRDRKAFAEMALLLLMGLRGNVFVYQGEELGLPQANVPFERLQDPEAIANWPQTLGRDGARTPMPWLAHSLNAGFSAVEPWLPVDPEHLPLAVDAQEADPNSTLHVARRLIALRRSHPALRTGAITFLDTNSPLLIFQRGEGADALLLAFNLGHEAVAWSLPDGWRLVDGVNLGGEGEMPVCAGLIARRANET, encoded by the coding sequence ATGCGTTTCCGAGGGACGACCGTGACCGTTGAAGTTCTAGCCAAGCCCCGTGCGGAGACCTTGATGAGCGAGTGGTGGCGCGGGGCGGTGATCTATCAGGTCTATCCGCGCAGCTTCGCCGACTCGAACGGCGATGGCGTCGGCGACCTGCCGGGGATCACGGGCCGCCTCGAGCACATCGCCTCGCTGGGCGTCGAGGGCGTGTGGCTGTCGCCGTTCTTCAAGTCGCCGATGAAGGACTTCGGCTACGACGTCTCGGACTATCGCGATGTCGACCCGATCTTTGGGACCTTGGCCGACTTCGACGCCCTGATCGCCAAGGCTCACGCGCTGGACCTGAAGATCATCATCGATCTCGTCTTCTCGCACACCTCGGAGGAGCACCCCTGGTTCGCCGAGAGCCGGCAGGATCGGACCAACGCCAAGGCCGACTGGTTCGTCTGGGCTGACGCCAAGCCCGACGGCAGCCCGCCCAGCAACTGGCAGTCGGTGTTCGGCGGCCCGGCCTGGACCTGGGACGCCCGTCGCGGCCAGTACTACATGCACAATTTCCTCAGCAGCCAGCCGCAGCTGAACCTGCACAATCCGGCGGTCCAGGACGCGCTGCTGGCCGTCACCCAGTTCTGGATCGACAAGGGCGTCGACGGCTTCCGCTTCGACGCCATCAACTTCTCGATGCACGACCCGGCCCTGACCGACAATCCGCCGCTGCCGCCGGGCGGAAAACGCACGCGGCCGTTCGATTTCCAGGACAAGATCCACAACCAGAGCCACGCCGACATCCCGAAGTTCCTGTCGCGCATCCGGGCGCTGACCGACGCGGCGGGCGGCCGGTTCTCGGTCGCCGAGGTGGGCGGCGACCACGCTGACCGCGAGATGAAGCTGTTCACGGCGGGCGAGGACCGTCTGAACAGCGCCTATGGCTTCCTCTATCTCTACGCCGACAAGCTGACCGGCGACATGATCCCGCAGGGCGCGGCCATGTGGCCCGGCGCGGACGGGGAGGGCTGGCCGTCCTGGACCTTCTCGAACCACGACGCCCCGCGCGCGGTGTCGCGTTGGGCCGAGGGCCGCGACCGCAAGGCCTTCGCCGAGATGGCCCTGCTGCTGCTGATGGGCCTGCGGGGCAATGTCTTCGTCTATCAGGGCGAGGAATTGGGCCTGCCTCAGGCCAATGTGCCGTTCGAGCGGCTGCAGGATCCCGAAGCCATCGCCAATTGGCCGCAGACGCTAGGTCGCGACGGGGCTCGCACGCCCATGCCCTGGCTGGCCCATTCTCTGAACGCCGGCTTCTCGGCGGTCGAGCCCTGGCTGCCGGTCGATCCCGAGCACCTGCCGCTGGCCGTTGACGCGCAGGAGGCGGACCCGAACTCGACCCTGCATGTCGCGCGCCGCCTGATCGCCTTGCGCCGCAGCCACCCGGCGCTGCGCACGGGCGCGATCACCTTCCTCGACACCAACAGCCCGCTGCTGATCTTCCAGCGCGGGGAGGGGGCGGACGCGCTGCTGCTGGCCTTCAACCTGGGGCACGAGGCGGTCGCCTGGTCGCTGCCCGACGGCTGGAGGCTGGTCGACGGCGTCAACCTGGGGGGCGAGGGCGAGATGCCGGTCTGCGCGGGGCTGATCGCTCGACGGGCTAACGAGACCTAG
- a CDS encoding lysozyme, with protein sequence MPTPSARGVPACALALIKRFEGLHDGDKATAVLEPQADPVGLYTVGWGHALFVAGKPVRDRETAYRLWRARWPAGMVRADADALLKADAQAVCDKVVALFPRTPLSDGQLGAMVSLAYNIGVGEVGGGPDFADSSVRRKLIAGDVAGAADAFRLWRFAGGRELPGLVARREAERAVFLGHAA encoded by the coding sequence ATGCCCACGCCCTCGGCGCGGGGCGTTCCCGCCTGCGCGCTCGCGCTGATCAAGCGGTTCGAGGGGCTGCACGACGGCGACAAGGCGACCGCCGTGCTGGAGCCTCAGGCCGATCCGGTCGGCCTCTACACCGTCGGCTGGGGCCATGCGCTGTTCGTCGCCGGCAAGCCTGTCCGCGACCGCGAGACCGCCTATCGGCTGTGGCGCGCGCGCTGGCCGGCGGGGATGGTCCGGGCGGACGCCGACGCCTTGCTGAAGGCCGACGCCCAGGCCGTCTGCGACAAGGTCGTCGCGCTGTTTCCCCGCACGCCGCTGAGCGACGGTCAGCTGGGGGCGATGGTCAGCCTGGCCTACAACATCGGCGTCGGGGAGGTCGGCGGCGGTCCCGACTTCGCCGACAGCAGCGTGCGCCGAAAGCTGATCGCCGGCGACGTCGCGGGGGCGGCCGACGCCTTCCGCCTGTGGCGCTTCGCCGGCGGCCGCGAGCTGCCGGGCCTGGTCGCCCGCCGCGAGGCCGAGCGCGCCGTCTTCCTGGGTCACGCGGCCTGA
- a CDS encoding MFS transporter, with protein sequence MARQRLTFLQIWNMCFGFFGIQIGFGLQNANTSRIFQTLGVDVNHLAILWIAAPATGLLVQPIIGHFSDKTWGRLGRRRPYFFWGAILTTLGLLIMPNSPTLWVAAAALWIMDASINVTMEPFRAFVGDNLPDEQRATGYAMQSFFIGLGAVLASALPWMLTNWLHVSNTAPPGQIPDAVRIAFYVGGAGLLLAVMWTVFTTREYPPEQLQVFEAEEARGFGPRQEPAPSVNAYIALGVSGVLAGLALAAVVWFARLEKELYVLAALLLAFGAAGVAGARFKRLGRTDNGFSEVLEDVFRMPVTMRQLAVVQFFSWFGLFAMWIYTTPAVAAVHFHATDAASKAYNQGADWVGVLFAVYNGVAALAALLIPLMVKVSSRKVSHAVCLTLGALGLLSFLLIRQPSLLWIGMIGVGFAWSSILSAPYSILAGALPARKMGVYMGVFNFFIVIPQLLAATVLGLLLKTFFGGQAIYALVLGAASLIIAALATFAVRDAKPA encoded by the coding sequence ATGGCCAGGCAGAGGCTGACTTTCCTGCAGATCTGGAACATGTGCTTTGGGTTCTTCGGAATCCAGATCGGTTTCGGCCTGCAGAACGCCAACACCAGCCGGATCTTCCAGACCCTGGGCGTGGACGTGAACCACCTGGCGATCCTGTGGATCGCCGCGCCGGCCACGGGCCTCTTGGTCCAGCCGATCATCGGCCATTTCAGCGACAAGACCTGGGGACGCTTGGGCCGTCGGCGGCCATATTTCTTCTGGGGCGCGATCCTGACGACCCTGGGCCTCTTGATCATGCCCAATTCGCCGACCCTGTGGGTGGCGGCCGCGGCGCTGTGGATCATGGACGCCTCGATCAACGTGACCATGGAGCCGTTCCGGGCCTTCGTCGGCGACAACCTGCCCGACGAGCAGCGGGCGACCGGCTACGCCATGCAGAGCTTCTTCATCGGGCTTGGCGCGGTGTTGGCCTCGGCCCTGCCGTGGATGCTGACCAACTGGCTCCACGTCTCCAACACGGCGCCGCCGGGCCAGATCCCCGACGCGGTCAGGATCGCCTTCTACGTCGGCGGCGCGGGGCTGCTGCTGGCGGTGATGTGGACGGTCTTCACGACCCGCGAATATCCGCCCGAGCAGCTTCAGGTCTTTGAGGCCGAAGAGGCGAGGGGTTTTGGTCCGCGCCAGGAGCCCGCCCCCTCGGTCAACGCCTACATCGCCCTTGGCGTCAGCGGCGTGCTGGCGGGCTTGGCTCTGGCGGCGGTCGTCTGGTTCGCCCGCCTGGAGAAGGAACTCTACGTCCTGGCCGCGCTCCTGCTGGCGTTCGGCGCCGCGGGCGTGGCTGGAGCAAGGTTCAAGCGCCTGGGCCGCACCGACAACGGCTTCTCCGAGGTCCTCGAAGACGTCTTCCGCATGCCCGTGACCATGCGCCAGTTGGCGGTGGTGCAGTTCTTCTCGTGGTTTGGCCTGTTCGCCATGTGGATCTATACGACCCCCGCCGTGGCGGCGGTCCATTTCCACGCCACCGACGCCGCGTCGAAGGCCTATAACCAGGGCGCCGACTGGGTGGGCGTGCTGTTCGCCGTCTACAATGGCGTCGCGGCCCTGGCGGCCCTGCTGATCCCCCTGATGGTCAAGGTTTCGAGCCGCAAGGTCAGCCACGCCGTCTGCCTGACGCTGGGCGCGCTGGGCCTGCTGTCCTTCCTGCTGATCCGCCAGCCTAGTCTGCTCTGGATCGGCATGATTGGCGTGGGCTTCGCCTGGAGCTCGATCCTCTCGGCCCCGTATTCGATCCTGGCCGGCGCCCTGCCGGCGCGGAAGATGGGCGTCTACATGGGCGTCTTCAATTTCTTCATCGTCATCCCGCAGCTCTTGGCGGCGACGGTGCTGGGCCTGCTGCTGAAAACCTTCTTCGGCGGCCAGGCCATCTACGCGCTCGTCCTGGGCGCGGCCTCCCTGATCATCGCGGCCCTGGCGACCTTCGCGGTTCGCGACGCCAAGCCGGCCTGA
- a CDS encoding glucan 1,4-alpha-glucosidase has protein sequence MRRLKLLALASAATALASAAHAAAPATTWAYSAKTGVGASYEAYVDGAYKPGGPTGAVSKVWFSIADGVLTETMYGLIHEAQIKQMRIAVQTATGLAVEGADTTAKTEYLHVDSAGRPLSPAYKITTADRQGRFVIEKRIFTDPDRNSLFVRVTVRALKGPVTPTLVLEPHMANTGGGDVGAASTTSLTAYEGKAFLSLKGAKPFAKASASTLQDGDALAGLTATTTSAKGAIVLTAQLPAVAKEATFDFAIGFGPGAKAADASAAATLKTGYAEVLARFNGEGARVGWEDYLASLSELSRLREASEDGGKLVQASALMLKVQEDRTHAGALIASLSNPWGDTVDATQSSTGYKAVWPRDFYQCAMALAALGDKQTPLAAFHYLPTVQVGPKTPGNTGVGGWFLQKSHVDGTPEWVGVQLDQTAMPIMLGWKLWKLGWLPEAELKAYYSRMLKPAADFLVRGGKVGLGWNSATITPPFTQQERWEEQGGYSPSTTAAVIAGLVVAGDIAEAAGDKASAETYRKTADDYSAKVEARMVTTKGSFGDGHYYLRLNSDQDPDNKSPVEERNGQAAVPEDKMLDAGFLELVRYGVRRADDPAIVATLPKLDDQAMEDLYRVRYDFTFPGERGTFPGWRRYGVDGYGEDVATGANYGEGGQMRAGQRGRVWPIFTGERGHYELALAGVSGKPDAAAVKKIRDTYVRAMELFANDGLLIPEQVWDGVGAASPHGYDRGEGTDSATPLAWSHAEYVKLLRSVSDGQVWDSYAPVKARFGHP, from the coding sequence ATGCGCCGCCTGAAACTGCTCGCCCTGGCCTCGGCCGCCACCGCTCTCGCCAGCGCCGCCCACGCCGCGGCTCCGGCCACGACCTGGGCCTATTCGGCCAAGACCGGCGTCGGCGCGTCCTACGAGGCCTATGTCGACGGCGCCTACAAGCCGGGCGGCCCGACGGGCGCGGTGTCCAAGGTCTGGTTCTCGATCGCCGACGGCGTTCTGACCGAGACGATGTATGGCCTGATCCACGAGGCCCAGATCAAGCAGATGCGCATCGCCGTCCAGACCGCGACGGGTCTCGCGGTCGAGGGCGCGGACACCACGGCCAAGACCGAATATCTGCACGTCGACAGCGCCGGCCGCCCGCTGTCGCCGGCCTACAAGATCACCACCGCCGATCGCCAAGGCCGCTTTGTCATCGAGAAGCGGATCTTCACAGATCCGGACCGCAACAGCTTGTTCGTACGCGTGACGGTCAGGGCGCTGAAGGGACCGGTGACCCCGACCCTTGTGCTGGAGCCGCACATGGCCAACACCGGCGGCGGCGATGTGGGCGCGGCCTCGACGACCTCCCTGACCGCCTACGAGGGCAAGGCCTTCCTCAGCCTCAAGGGGGCGAAGCCCTTCGCCAAGGCGTCGGCCAGCACGCTGCAGGACGGCGACGCCCTGGCGGGACTGACGGCCACGACCACCTCGGCCAAGGGCGCGATCGTCCTGACCGCCCAGCTGCCGGCGGTGGCCAAGGAGGCGACCTTCGACTTCGCCATCGGCTTCGGCCCCGGCGCCAAGGCCGCCGACGCGAGCGCCGCCGCCACCTTGAAGACCGGCTATGCCGAGGTGTTGGCCCGCTTCAACGGCGAGGGCGCGCGGGTGGGCTGGGAGGACTATCTGGCCTCGCTGAGCGAGCTGTCGCGCCTGCGCGAGGCGTCCGAGGACGGCGGCAAGCTGGTCCAGGCCTCGGCCCTGATGCTGAAGGTGCAGGAGGACCGCACCCACGCCGGCGCCTTGATCGCCTCGCTGTCGAACCCGTGGGGCGACACGGTGGACGCCACCCAGTCCTCGACCGGCTACAAGGCCGTCTGGCCGCGCGACTTCTACCAGTGCGCCATGGCGTTGGCGGCGCTGGGCGACAAGCAGACGCCTCTCGCCGCCTTCCACTATCTGCCGACCGTGCAGGTCGGTCCGAAGACTCCGGGCAATACCGGCGTCGGCGGCTGGTTCCTGCAGAAGTCGCACGTCGACGGCACGCCGGAATGGGTCGGCGTCCAGCTGGACCAGACCGCCATGCCGATCATGCTGGGCTGGAAGCTGTGGAAGCTGGGCTGGCTGCCCGAGGCCGAGCTGAAGGCCTATTACAGTCGGATGCTGAAGCCCGCCGCCGACTTCCTGGTGAGGGGCGGCAAAGTGGGACTGGGCTGGAACAGCGCCACCATCACCCCGCCGTTCACCCAGCAGGAGCGCTGGGAAGAGCAGGGCGGCTATTCGCCCTCGACGACCGCCGCCGTGATCGCGGGCCTGGTGGTCGCCGGAGACATCGCCGAAGCGGCCGGCGACAAGGCCTCGGCCGAGACCTACCGCAAGACCGCCGATGATTACTCGGCCAAGGTTGAGGCCCGCATGGTCACGACCAAGGGATCGTTCGGCGACGGCCACTACTATCTGCGCCTGAACAGCGACCAGGATCCGGACAACAAGAGCCCAGTCGAGGAACGCAACGGCCAGGCGGCGGTCCCCGAGGACAAGATGCTGGACGCCGGCTTCCTCGAGCTGGTCCGCTACGGCGTGCGTCGCGCCGATGATCCGGCCATCGTCGCGACCCTGCCCAAGCTGGACGACCAGGCGATGGAGGACCTCTATCGCGTCCGCTACGACTTCACTTTCCCGGGCGAGCGGGGGACCTTCCCCGGCTGGCGGCGCTATGGCGTCGACGGCTATGGCGAGGACGTCGCGACCGGCGCCAACTACGGCGAAGGCGGCCAAATGCGCGCCGGCCAGCGCGGCCGGGTGTGGCCGATTTTCACCGGCGAGCGCGGCCACTATGAACTGGCCTTGGCCGGCGTCTCGGGCAAACCGGATGCGGCCGCGGTCAAGAAGATCCGTGACACCTATGTCCGAGCCATGGAGCTGTTCGCCAATGATGGCCTGCTGATCCCCGAGCAGGTCTGGGACGGCGTCGGCGCGGCCAGCCCGCACGGCTACGACCGCGGCGAGGGGACCGATTCCGCGACGCCCTTGGCCTGGAGTCATGCCGAGTACGTCAAGCTGCTGCGCTCGGTCAGCGACGGCCAGGTTTGGGACAGCTACGCGCCGGTGAAGGCCCGTTTCGGGCATCCCTGA
- a CDS encoding alpha-amylase family glycosyl hydrolase, protein MPIMTPWRRTLLAALSLSAIAASALSAPAPYLQRKPRDEVIYFLLPDRFENGDLANDHGGPNRGALVDGFDPTRASFYHGGDLKGATRRLDYIQGLGATAIWLAPIFTNKPVQGAPGHESAAHHGYWITDFTDVDPHFGTKADFKALVDAAHARGLKVYMDIVVNHTADVIQYRECPEGHCPYRSVADYPYTRRGGAAGPAINAGFDGKDFAKLTRPDWAYTPFVPRDQERAKTPEWLNDPIYYHNRGESTFAGESSLTGDFATLDDVFTENPRVVRGFIHVYGKWIDEFGIDGFRIDTARHVNPEFWQAFVPAMLARAKARGIPNFHIFGEVFDPDPAILASHTRVDKLPAVLDFAFQAAVTDVLTGRAGPERLARVFAADSVYEGGAAGALQLPTFLGNHDMGRIGWFLAKACPGIGDGELLARATLANAILLTARGVPTIYYGDEQGFTGDGDYADAREDMFPSQVASYNDNRLIGTATTGPRSAFDPQGVLYRRISELARLRAATPALREGRQVTRVADQQPGLFAFSRLLAGTEVLAVFNTSDKPIRANVQVEAGSASWRALRGACQPSAAAPGSYSVELAPLDYMLCVSEGRP, encoded by the coding sequence ATGCCGATCATGACGCCTTGGCGACGCACACTGCTGGCCGCCTTGAGCTTGAGCGCCATCGCCGCCTCAGCGCTTTCCGCGCCCGCGCCTTATCTGCAGCGCAAGCCGCGGGATGAGGTGATCTACTTCCTGCTGCCCGACCGCTTCGAGAATGGCGACCTGGCCAACGACCATGGCGGTCCGAACCGGGGGGCGCTGGTCGACGGCTTCGATCCGACGCGGGCCAGCTTCTATCACGGCGGCGACCTGAAGGGCGCGACCCGCCGGCTGGACTACATCCAGGGCCTAGGCGCGACGGCGATCTGGCTGGCGCCGATCTTCACGAATAAGCCGGTGCAGGGCGCGCCGGGCCACGAGTCGGCGGCGCATCACGGCTACTGGATCACCGACTTTACCGACGTCGATCCGCACTTCGGGACCAAGGCCGACTTCAAGGCCCTGGTCGACGCCGCCCACGCGCGGGGGCTGAAGGTCTACATGGACATCGTCGTGAACCACACGGCCGACGTCATCCAGTACCGCGAATGTCCGGAGGGGCATTGTCCTTATCGGAGCGTCGCCGACTATCCCTACACGCGAAGGGGCGGGGCGGCCGGACCGGCGATCAATGCCGGCTTCGACGGCAAGGACTTCGCCAAGCTGACGCGGCCGGACTGGGCCTACACGCCGTTCGTTCCGCGCGACCAGGAGCGCGCCAAGACGCCCGAATGGCTGAACGATCCGATCTACTACCATAACCGGGGCGAGAGCACGTTCGCGGGGGAGAGCTCGCTGACCGGTGACTTCGCCACCCTGGACGACGTCTTCACCGAGAATCCGCGCGTCGTGCGGGGCTTCATCCACGTCTACGGAAAGTGGATCGACGAGTTCGGGATCGACGGCTTCCGCATCGACACCGCTCGCCATGTGAACCCCGAGTTCTGGCAAGCCTTCGTCCCGGCCATGCTGGCCCGCGCCAAGGCCAGGGGCATCCCGAACTTCCACATCTTCGGCGAGGTGTTCGATCCCGACCCCGCGATCCTGGCCAGCCACACGCGCGTCGACAAGCTGCCGGCGGTGCTGGACTTCGCCTTTCAGGCGGCCGTGACCGACGTCCTCACAGGCAGGGCGGGGCCGGAGCGGTTGGCGCGGGTCTTCGCGGCCGATTCCGTCTACGAGGGCGGCGCGGCGGGCGCTCTTCAGCTGCCGACCTTCCTGGGCAACCACGACATGGGGCGCATCGGTTGGTTCCTGGCGAAGGCCTGCCCAGGAATCGGCGACGGGGAGCTCCTCGCGCGCGCGACCCTGGCCAACGCCATCCTGCTGACCGCGCGCGGCGTCCCGACGATCTATTATGGCGACGAGCAGGGCTTCACCGGCGATGGCGACTATGCCGACGCGCGCGAGGACATGTTCCCGAGCCAGGTCGCCAGCTACAACGACAATCGTCTGATCGGCACGGCGACGACCGGGCCGAGATCGGCCTTCGATCCGCAAGGCGTCCTCTACCGGCGGATCTCCGAGCTGGCCCGCCTGCGCGCCGCGACGCCGGCCTTGCGCGAGGGCCGTCAGGTGACGCGCGTCGCCGACCAGCAGCCGGGCCTCTTCGCCTTCTCGCGCCTGCTGGCGGGGACCGAGGTTCTGGCTGTCTTCAACACCAGCGACAAGCCGATCCGGGCGAATGTCCAGGTCGAGGCCGGTTCGGCGTCCTGGCGCGCTCTGCGCGGCGCCTGCCAGCCCAGCGCCGCCGCGCCGGGCAGCTATTCCGTCGAGCTTGCGCCGCTCGACTACATGCTATGCGTTTCCGAGGGACGACCGTGA